The Vibrio ishigakensis genome has a window encoding:
- a CDS encoding LysR family transcriptional regulator, which yields MLNPNWLKTFKTLVEINHFTKTAEALFMTQPGVTQHIQKLEQACGAELIIKQGKRFELTEQGQKVYEYANQFMEEQQQLLSELKQDDENKGPISISCSGSLAQWLYPMFIAIQKQYPGLAIEVEAAPNSKIIDNVHSNTSSIGLVTQQPSSGEFEISHIGDEELYLVMPKRMHGKEIDQELLDELGMVKHPDAEHYVSRYLRESGEASLSSIRVSKIPAVSYVNQLSQILYPIAQGIGFTVLPKSAIVSSPWYDELYIYSPQKIVSDKLYLIHKANRQLPARYQRFTQLIKQSLQD from the coding sequence CTAACTGGCTTAAAACCTTTAAAACCTTGGTCGAAATCAATCATTTCACAAAAACCGCTGAAGCCCTGTTCATGACACAACCTGGCGTGACTCAGCATATCCAAAAGTTAGAACAAGCTTGTGGTGCTGAGCTCATTATTAAGCAAGGCAAGCGCTTTGAACTGACCGAGCAGGGTCAAAAGGTGTATGAATACGCCAACCAGTTTATGGAAGAGCAGCAGCAACTGCTAAGTGAACTGAAACAAGATGATGAAAATAAAGGCCCTATTTCGATCTCCTGCTCAGGTTCGCTGGCTCAATGGCTCTACCCCATGTTTATCGCCATTCAAAAACAGTACCCTGGCTTAGCCATAGAGGTTGAGGCTGCCCCAAACTCAAAGATCATCGACAACGTACACTCAAATACTTCCTCCATTGGGCTTGTGACTCAGCAACCCAGTTCTGGGGAGTTTGAAATAAGTCATATTGGAGATGAGGAACTCTATCTGGTAATGCCAAAGAGGATGCATGGCAAAGAGATAGATCAAGAGTTGTTGGATGAACTGGGGATGGTCAAGCATCCCGATGCTGAGCACTATGTGTCTCGTTATCTGAGAGAAAGTGGTGAGGCATCGCTCTCATCAATACGAGTCTCTAAAATCCCTGCGGTGAGTTACGTCAATCAGCTCAGTCAGATCCTATACCCGATTGCTCAAGGAATTGGTTTTACTGTTTTACCAAAAAGTGCCATCGTCTCTTCCCCTTGGTATGACGAGCTCTATATCTACTCTCCACAAAAAATCGTGTCCGATAAACTCTATCTCATTCATAAAGCCAATCGACAATTGCCGGCTCGATACCAAAGATTCACACAGCTTATTAAACAGAGCTTGCAAGACTGA